A window of the Physeter macrocephalus isolate SW-GA chromosome 7, ASM283717v5, whole genome shotgun sequence genome harbors these coding sequences:
- the RGS12 gene encoding regulator of G-protein signaling 12 isoform X9 → MTEAALVEGQVKLRDGKKWKTRWLVLRKPSPVAGAGVFFLSSAEGEQISFLFDCIVRGISPTKGPFGLRPVLPDLSPGGPAVEERVAQEALEALQLEKRLSLLSHSGWPGSAGDDRSLSSSSSEASHSDVSAGGRLAPWPEPSPSSAGASSEGLGLAAAQAPGEAAAGASRPPPRPLRPRQLQEVGRQSSSDSGIATGSHSSYSGSFSSFAGSSLDVWRGADELGSLLSLPGGGVPEPSLCACAPGAAEYQVPTAPRPHYDTPRSLRQAARDQPPATQGSASDGAAGDSGGRPSAGCPSGWLGERRRGPATEAASGPGEPWEAGAPHAGPPPALFSACPVCGGLKGAAASPPGLPVTHAGPERPCSEAPTYVNVPASPSPPGQLHYLGLQLQEAGAGVRGAGASRYAQIDIVATEAAHRAGARHAQAREERLPALERRRRGTPR, encoded by the exons GGGCTGGGGTCTTCTTCCTGTCCTCGGCCGAGGGAGAGCAGATCAGTTTCCTCTTCGACTGCATCGTCCGCGGCATCTCCCCGACCAAGGGCCCCTTTGGGCTGCGGCCTGTTCTCCCAG ACCTGAGCCCCGGGGGCCCTGCCGTGGAGGAGCGAGTGGCCCAGGAGGCCCTGGAAGCCCTGCAGCTGGAGAAGCGGCTcagcctcctctcccactccGGCTGGCCAGGCAGCGCAG GGGACGACCGCAGCCTGTCCAGCTCGTCGTCGGAGGCCAGCCACTCGGACGTCAGCGCCGGCGGCCGGCTCGCGCCGTGGCCAGAGCCGTCCCCGTCCTCGGCGGGCGCCTCGTCGGAGGGTCTCGGGCTGGCGGCCGCCCAGGCCCCCGGGGAGGCCGCGGCGGGTGCCTCGAGGCCGCCCCCCAGGCCGCTGCGGCCACGGCAGCTGCAGGAGGTCGGCCGCCAGAGCTCCTCGGACAGCGGCATCGCCACGGGCAGCCACTCCTCCTACTCGGGCAGCTTCTCGTCCTTCGCAGGCAGCAGCCTGGACGTGTGGCGCGGGGCCGACGAGCTGGGCTCCCTGCTCAGCCTGCCGGGCGGCGGGGTGCCCGAGCCCAGCCTGTGCGCCTGCGCCCCCGGGGCGGCCGAGTACCAGGTGCCCACCGCGCCGCGGCCCCACTACGACACGCCCCGCAGCCTGCGCCAGGCGGCCCGGGACCAGCCCCCCGCCACACAGGGCAGTGCCAGCGACGGGGCCGCCGGGGACTCGGGCGGCCGGCCGTCGGCGGGGTGTCCCTCCGGCTGGCTGGGCGAGCGACGGCGGGGCCCGGCGACAGAGGCCGCGTCGGGGCCAGGCGAGCCCTGGGAGGCGGGCGCCCCCCACGCGGGGCCCCCTCCGGCTCTCTTTTCTGCGTGTCCCGTCTGCGGAGGACTGAAG GGAGCTGCTGCCTCACCCCCTGGGCTCCCGGTGACGCACGCAG GACCCGAGAGGCCGTGCAGTGAGGCGCCCACATATGTGAACGTCCCCGCCAGCCCTTCCCCGCCAGGGCAGCTGCACTACCTGGGCCTGCAGCTCCAGGAGGCCGGCGCGGGCGTCCGAG GGGCCGGCGCCTCCCGCTACGCGCAGATCGACATCGTGGCCACGGAGGCGGCGCACAGGGCGGGCGCCCGGCACGCGCAGGCCCGGGAGGAGCGGCTGCCGGCGCTGGAGCGGAGGCGGAGGGGGACCCCGCGGTGA